In a genomic window of Neisseria flavescens:
- a CDS encoding prephenate dehydrogenase yields the protein MNTSAFFSHITLIGVGLIGGSFMLDLKRLGLVQTVTGIDTNADNLNYALECGIIDHAYPDICAESIANADLVLIATPVSVLPDVCRDIKPFLKDTACVSDVGSTKQSALNAFRTHLSDRLAQCFAAHPIAGSDQSGAKSARCGLFQNSRLIITLHGQEASDGLRRLKSLWQAVGSQISTMSAEEHDNIFAAVSHLPHLAAFAYVHALVDHPHGKDYLPYAATGFRDFTRIASSHPAVWTDICMANRPALLKLTGDLKEQLSRLENLLSDGNKTELYRYFEEAAQMRNDWLKNR from the coding sequence ATGAACACTTCCGCCTTTTTCTCCCACATCACCCTTATCGGCGTCGGTTTAATCGGCGGCTCGTTCATGCTCGACCTCAAACGCTTGGGACTGGTGCAAACCGTTACCGGCATCGACACCAATGCCGATAACCTCAATTACGCACTCGAATGCGGCATCATCGACCATGCCTATCCAGATATTTGTGCCGAAAGCATCGCCAATGCCGATTTGGTTTTGATTGCCACGCCAGTCTCCGTCCTGCCTGACGTATGCCGCGACATCAAGCCCTTCTTAAAAGACACTGCCTGCGTTTCCGATGTCGGCAGCACCAAACAATCGGCACTCAATGCCTTCCGCACCCACTTATCCGACCGCCTGGCGCAATGTTTTGCCGCCCACCCGATTGCCGGTTCAGATCAAAGCGGGGCAAAATCCGCGCGTTGCGGTTTGTTTCAAAACAGCCGCCTTATCATTACGCTACATGGCCAAGAGGCTTCAGACGGCCTGAGACGGCTGAAAAGCCTGTGGCAGGCAGTTGGTTCGCAAATTTCCACCATGAGCGCCGAAGAACACGACAATATTTTTGCCGCCGTTTCCCACTTGCCGCACTTGGCCGCCTTTGCCTATGTCCACGCTTTGGTTGACCATCCGCACGGCAAAGACTACCTTCCCTATGCCGCTACCGGCTTTCGCGACTTTACCCGCATCGCTTCCAGCCATCCGGCCGTTTGGACCGACATCTGCATGGCCAACCGCCCTGCCCTGCTCAAACTGACCGGCGATTTGAAAGAACAATTGTCCCGATTAGAAAACTTACTTTCAGACGGCAACAAAACCGAGCTTTACCGCTATTTTGAAGAAGCCGCACAAATGCGTAATGACTGGCTGAAAAACCGTTAA
- a CDS encoding IS110 family transposase: MNLGIDVSKNTLDCCLISDGIFFERQFKNNRTGFDQLKSWLKKSGATSALHCCCEATGKYYEAAADYLAESYVMSVENPRKIKGYGNAKLQRSKTDRLDARLIAQYCRDMKPRVWQKPSEAQTKLKELNQYCQRLKAQKAAEQTKLHTAPDYLASLIEDTIRHLQKQIKAVQEKIGKFHQDNPDYKANRNRLKTITGVGDNTADTLLTVLAEQDRFENQRQFTAYLGLDPKQFKSGTSVKGRERISKVGSSRLRTALYMPAMHAYRSRTFAPFVSRLKANGKRPKQIIVALMRKLAIIAYNLIKTGKDFEPQRYMNKN, encoded by the coding sequence ATGAATCTAGGGATAGACGTTTCAAAGAACACGTTAGATTGCTGTCTGATTTCAGACGGCATTTTTTTTGAACGGCAGTTTAAAAACAACAGAACAGGATTTGATCAACTTAAATCATGGTTGAAAAAGAGCGGAGCAACCAGTGCCTTACATTGCTGCTGCGAAGCAACAGGCAAATATTACGAAGCTGCAGCCGACTACTTGGCCGAAAGCTACGTTATGAGCGTGGAGAACCCACGCAAGATAAAAGGCTACGGCAACGCCAAGCTGCAACGGTCAAAAACCGACCGACTGGACGCAAGGCTAATTGCCCAATACTGCCGTGATATGAAGCCGCGAGTGTGGCAAAAGCCAAGCGAAGCACAAACCAAACTCAAAGAACTTAACCAATACTGCCAGCGGTTGAAAGCCCAAAAAGCCGCCGAACAAACAAAACTACACACCGCGCCCGACTACCTCGCCTCCCTCATCGAAGACACAATTAGACATCTGCAAAAGCAGATTAAGGCCGTTCAGGAAAAAATCGGCAAATTCCACCAAGACAATCCCGATTACAAGGCAAACAGAAACCGCCTTAAGACCATCACAGGAGTAGGAGACAACACCGCCGACACTCTGCTAACCGTATTGGCCGAACAAGACCGATTTGAAAACCAGCGGCAATTTACCGCCTATCTCGGACTAGACCCCAAACAATTTAAATCAGGCACGAGTGTCAAAGGCCGAGAGCGTATATCAAAAGTCGGTAGCAGCCGACTACGAACTGCCCTGTATATGCCAGCAATGCACGCTTACCGAAGCCGAACCTTTGCCCCTTTTGTGAGCCGATTGAAAGCCAACGGAAAAAGGCCGAAGCAAATCATAGTCGCCCTGATGCGCAAACTTGCCATTATCGCTTACAACCTGATAAAGACTGGCAAAGACTTTGAGCCGCAAAGGTATATGAACAAGAATTAA
- a CDS encoding virulence factor TspB C-terminal domain-related protein: MKNNAPRNSIFNCHRPLSVLLLGVVVPHAQVIADATLPPPAQHQNAGFPSAQKLEQMGYNRETGVWKVQTNPTGKPTVSSGGGQIMGTQNQRVTVTDAYGNKATVNTQVTQNVGVGKLQTATNGVAVGLGFANGMNSAAPNVEKLGSAIAKGDYKDAAWQGFSSVFKFVDGFFSSPGQSTANLVDRFVQGYFDGKYQVNAEKTDRIGNAIIAKKAAERARTAQAQAERAGDLRSAVANAAAAKAAEAAAEAEQKAQQQEQQRKEEQKREEEAKAKGLYAYDLIVKKIFQPNIYKSESSVTYKGYKVYSNSTNYDVFSSGFINNGGFYHNYNPSKDYSFFTGLKNPSKISLEINNLPKESSIYYEIRSYPAGSPDIPNAAKNTGQVKPEDFMLTQKEMLDILKRMLENNQTNHAELMNQLAKMGNVVLDSTTSTEFTPATATTAPYTPSGSNTPQQTQITINKDGSVTTSVIPRSDLVPNSPQAPTRSSLIPKNPSTPTTPTSPTSPTTPTTPTSPNNPSTPITPDNPTVPNKPKEDQPPQENTAYEDPDIPTQTVDLDFKPADIFSVDGVCPEPRSVDFGMFGQHEFSYDPLCDFARKIRPILILITIVSCSFFVYSSLKD, translated from the coding sequence ATGAAGAATAATGCTCCCCGAAATTCTATTTTTAATTGCCATCGCCCCCTATCTGTTCTGCTGCTGGGCGTTGTCGTTCCTCATGCTCAAGTGATTGCAGACGCAACACTACCGCCACCGGCACAACACCAAAATGCGGGCTTTCCGTCTGCCCAAAAACTCGAGCAGATGGGATACAACAGAGAGACAGGCGTTTGGAAAGTACAAACAAACCCAACAGGCAAGCCGACCGTAAGCAGCGGCGGCGGTCAAATCATGGGGACGCAGAACCAGCGTGTAACCGTAACGGATGCGTACGGCAATAAAGCGACCGTGAACACCCAAGTAACGCAGAATGTGGGAGTGGGCAAACTTCAGACGGCAACTAATGGGGTTGCGGTGGGTTTAGGGTTTGCTAATGGTATGAACTCGGCAGCACCAAATGTTGAAAAATTAGGTAGCGCCATTGCAAAAGGCGATTATAAAGATGCTGCATGGCAGGGCTTTAGTTCTGTATTTAAATTTGTAGACGGTTTTTTTTCAAGTCCAGGGCAATCAACGGCGAATTTAGTAGATAGGTTCGTACAAGGCTACTTTGACGGCAAGTACCAAGTAAACGCCGAAAAAACCGATAGGATAGGAAACGCGATTATCGCAAAGAAAGCTGCAGAGAGGGCAAGAACCGCACAAGCCCAAGCCGAACGCGCAGGCGATTTACGCTCAGCAGTAGCCAACGCCGCAGCAGCCAAAGCCGCAGAAGCAGCAGCAGAAGCAGAACAAAAAGCGCAACAACAAGAACAACAGAGGAAAGAAGAACAGAAAAGAGAAGAAGAAGCAAAAGCAAAAGGGCTTTATGCTTATGATTTAATTGTTAAGAAGATTTTTCAACCAAATATTTACAAATCTGAATCTTCAGTTACATATAAAGGTTACAAGGTTTATTCAAATAGTACTAATTATGATGTATTTTCAAGCGGTTTTATAAATAATGGTGGTTTTTACCATAACTATAATCCTAGTAAAGATTATTCGTTTTTTACTGGTTTAAAAAATCCGTCTAAAATTAGTTTAGAAATTAATAATCTTCCTAAAGAAAGTTCAATCTATTACGAGATTAGATCATACCCAGCAGGCAGTCCCGATATTCCTAATGCAGCTAAGAATACTGGTCAAGTAAAACCTGAAGATTTCATGCTGACACAAAAAGAAATGTTAGACATTCTCAAGCGAATGCTTGAGAACAATCAGACAAACCATGCCGAATTAATGAACCAGCTCGCCAAAATGGGCAACGTCGTACTCGATTCGACCACCTCGACCGAGTTCACACCGGCAACGGCTACTACCGCCCCTTATACTCCGTCAGGATCGAACACACCGCAGCAGACCCAAATCACGATAAACAAAGACGGCAGCGTAACAACAAGCGTTATTCCTCGTTCCGACCTCGTACCGAACAGCCCACAAGCCCCAACGCGAAGCTCGTTGATACCCAAAAACCCCAGTACCCCAACCACGCCGACAAGCCCGACAAGTCCAACCACACCAACGACACCGACTAGCCCAAACAACCCAAGCACACCTATCACACCCGATAATCCGACCGTGCCAAACAAGCCTAAAGAAGACCAACCACCGCAGGAAAATACAGCCTATGAAGACCCCGACATACCCACCCAAACCGTAGATTTAGACTTTAAACCAGCAGATATATTTTCAGTTGACGGCGTATGCCCCGAACCTAGAAGCGTAGATTTCGGCATGTTCGGACAACATGAATTTTCATATGACCCCCTATGCGATTTTGCCCGAAAAATAAGGCCGATTTTGATACTTATCACAATCGTATCCTGCTCCTTTTTCGTTTACTCATCACTGAAAGACTAA
- a CDS encoding rolling circle replication-associated protein, with the protein MNRSASASAERALPCLNSNNCIETANSGEIKQLPSQYENRKAYTLNEFSTSYKKSTTALEMNVKAFIEAFGLNKVGFLTLTFADDVTDPKEAQRRFHSLRTNFLKRHFSEYVCVYERTKKGRIHFHLIVNTRVDIRRGLNFREIAAGRYSSANPALRQLWALLRENVHKYGFGRTELLPVKTNSKGLARYVSKYISKHINSRLPEDKGYRLVRTSMDKKSMWKVANSNFAFLSKGSKEWRRKLKKWVEQVESYLNLVAEWKHRVALPSITQDNYNTVLAFVLSPKWAFKNRETIINM; encoded by the coding sequence ATGAACCGTTCAGCTTCAGCAAGCGCGGAACGCGCTCTTCCTTGTCTAAATAGTAACAACTGCATTGAGACCGCAAACAGCGGCGAAATCAAGCAGTTGCCAAGTCAGTATGAAAACCGTAAAGCGTACACGCTGAACGAGTTTTCCACTTCTTACAAAAAATCCACTACTGCCCTAGAAATGAACGTCAAAGCGTTCATTGAAGCCTTTGGCCTGAACAAAGTCGGCTTTTTAACCCTGACCTTTGCCGATGACGTAACCGACCCGAAAGAAGCGCAACGCCGTTTTCACAGCTTAAGAACCAACTTTCTCAAACGCCACTTTTCTGAATACGTCTGCGTTTACGAACGCACGAAGAAAGGCCGTATCCATTTCCATCTAATCGTAAATACCCGTGTCGATATACGGCGCGGCCTGAATTTCCGCGAAATCGCCGCAGGCCGTTACAGCTCGGCAAATCCAGCATTGCGCCAACTGTGGGCATTGCTCCGTGAAAACGTCCACAAATACGGCTTTGGCCGTACTGAACTGTTGCCGGTCAAAACCAACAGCAAAGGCTTGGCGCGATACGTATCCAAATACATCAGCAAACACATCAACAGCCGACTGCCAGAAGACAAAGGTTATAGGCTCGTGCGTACCAGCATGGATAAAAAATCCATGTGGAAAGTAGCAAACAGCAATTTTGCTTTTTTGTCCAAAGGCTCGAAAGAGTGGAGACGCAAGCTAAAAAAGTGGGTTGAGCAGGTAGAAAGCTATCTGAACCTCGTGGCCGAATGGAAACACCGCGTAGCCCTGCCCAGCATTACCCAAGACAATTACAACACCGTCTTGGCCTTTGTCCTAAGCCCGAAATGGGCATTTAAAAACCGAGAAACCATCATCAATATGTAG
- the hisD gene encoding histidinol dehydrogenase has translation MKKLDTQSPDFQAELKALLAFETAQNPEIDRIVADICADVQKRGDAALIEYTNRFDGTSAQTIDDLILTQDDLQSAFERLPENIQTALKTAARRVESYHQHQKMESWTYEDEDGTLLGQQITPLDRVGIYVPGGKAAYPSSVIMNAMPAHVAGVKEIIMVVPTPKGERNDIVLAAAFVAGVTKVFTVGGAQAVAALAYGTESVPQVDKITGPGNAFVAAAKRRVFGVVGIDMVAGPSEILVIADGTTPADWVAMDLFSQAEHDEIAQAILIGTSQTYLDEVQTAMNRLIETMPRRAIIEASLGNRGAMILAKDLDEACEIANYISPEHLELSVENPQEWAKKIRHAGAIFMGRYTSESLGDYCAGPNHVLPTSRTARFSSPLGTYDFQKRSSLIQVSEQGAQKLGKTASVLAHGESLTAHARAAEFRLKD, from the coding sequence ATGAAGAAACTCGACACCCAATCCCCTGATTTTCAAGCCGAACTCAAAGCGTTACTCGCTTTTGAAACCGCGCAAAACCCTGAAATCGACCGTATTGTTGCCGACATCTGCGCCGATGTTCAAAAACGCGGCGATGCGGCGCTGATTGAATACACCAACCGCTTTGACGGTACATCTGCTCAAACCATCGACGATTTAATCCTGACGCAAGACGATTTGCAGTCTGCGTTTGAACGTTTGCCCGAAAACATTCAGACGGCCTTAAAAACGGCTGCGCGACGGGTGGAAAGCTACCATCAACACCAAAAAATGGAGTCGTGGACTTACGAAGACGAAGACGGCACGCTTTTGGGCCAACAGATTACGCCGCTTGACCGTGTCGGTATTTATGTTCCGGGCGGTAAAGCCGCTTATCCGAGTTCCGTTATCATGAACGCCATGCCTGCCCACGTTGCCGGCGTGAAAGAAATCATCATGGTCGTTCCTACTCCGAAAGGCGAGCGCAACGATATCGTGTTGGCGGCTGCTTTTGTGGCCGGTGTAACCAAAGTGTTTACGGTCGGCGGCGCACAGGCGGTTGCGGCTTTGGCCTATGGTACGGAATCAGTGCCTCAAGTCGATAAGATTACCGGCCCGGGCAATGCCTTTGTCGCTGCGGCTAAACGACGCGTGTTTGGTGTGGTCGGTATTGATATGGTGGCAGGGCCGTCTGAAATTTTGGTGATTGCCGATGGCACGACGCCTGCCGATTGGGTGGCCATGGATTTGTTCAGTCAGGCGGAACACGATGAAATTGCACAAGCGATTTTGATCGGTACTTCTCAAACGTATTTGGACGAAGTTCAGACGGCCATGAACCGCTTGATCGAAACCATGCCGCGCCGTGCGATTATTGAAGCTTCATTGGGCAATCGCGGTGCAATGATTTTGGCTAAAGATTTGGACGAAGCCTGTGAAATCGCCAACTATATTTCTCCCGAACACTTGGAACTGTCGGTTGAGAATCCGCAAGAGTGGGCGAAAAAAATCCGCCACGCCGGTGCGATTTTTATGGGACGCTATACCAGTGAAAGCCTTGGCGACTATTGCGCAGGGCCCAACCACGTTTTACCGACCAGCCGCACGGCGCGTTTCTCTTCTCCTTTGGGAACATATGATTTCCAAAAACGCTCCAGTCTGATTCAGGTTTCAGAACAAGGCGCGCAGAAGTTGGGCAAAACCGCCAGCGTGTTAGCGCATGGCGAAAGCTTGACCGCGCACGCAAGAGCGGCTGAGTTCCGTTTGAAAGACTGA
- a CDS encoding zonular occludens toxin family protein, protein MLYLFTGVPGSGKTLNVVSMLAKRHDLKNRPLFVDGILELKIPHEQIPEGESIQTWPKWAPTGAIIVVDECQRIFRPRPSGSKVPDYVSELETHRHRGLDFFFITQHPRLIDVNLRSLIEHHTHVSKTELGVRRKLEWSTGGAKNPESRADVRDALKSVYKLDKSVYGLYKSAEEHTKIRTGRSKVFYLIPVILLMIIGGLWGFYDFWGDFKKTTPTPTAQQEVAAPAASPETGGTVGAQAQNGTHGTGQYPEAQPTPEPQQQRPHLTEDDYKPAIDGQPHTAPIYDQFNKAVKTMPYPVACVKNANRCTCYTDQGTTIKGFSKTQCLEFVENGIYNPYKDSNRLTTETTTPKAEAPQGGKVAVMGGKPQQNLMYDNWEERGRDFEGIGGGVVGDGT, encoded by the coding sequence ATGTTATATCTGTTCACAGGCGTACCCGGTTCGGGCAAAACCCTGAACGTAGTTTCAATGCTGGCCAAACGTCACGACCTCAAAAACCGACCCTTGTTTGTTGACGGGATTCTAGAACTTAAAATACCACACGAACAAATCCCCGAGGGCGAAAGCATACAGACTTGGCCGAAGTGGGCGCCGACAGGCGCAATCATCGTTGTTGACGAATGCCAGCGCATCTTTAGGCCGCGCCCGAGTGGCTCGAAAGTACCCGATTACGTTTCAGAACTAGAAACCCATCGCCATCGAGGCCTAGACTTCTTTTTTATTACCCAACACCCCCGATTAATTGATGTCAACCTAAGAAGCCTAATTGAGCATCACACCCATGTGAGCAAGACCGAACTGGGCGTAAGGCGCAAACTGGAATGGAGTACGGGTGGCGCTAAAAATCCCGAAAGCAGAGCAGACGTAAGAGACGCACTCAAAAGCGTGTACAAGCTGGATAAAAGCGTGTACGGCCTATACAAATCAGCCGAAGAACACACCAAAATCAGAACAGGCCGCAGCAAAGTCTTTTACCTGATTCCTGTCATACTTTTGATGATAATCGGCGGCCTTTGGGGCTTTTATGACTTTTGGGGAGACTTCAAAAAAACCACGCCGACCCCCACGGCGCAGCAGGAAGTTGCCGCGCCAGCGGCAAGCCCCGAAACGGGCGGCACGGTGGGGGCGCAAGCCCAAAACGGGACGCACGGAACGGGGCAATATCCCGAAGCGCAGCCAACGCCCGAGCCGCAGCAGCAGCGGCCACACCTGACCGAAGACGATTATAAGCCCGCCATAGACGGCCAACCCCACACCGCGCCGATATACGACCAATTCAACAAAGCCGTAAAGACTATGCCCTATCCGGTTGCTTGCGTTAAAAACGCAAACCGCTGTACCTGCTACACAGACCAAGGCACAACGATTAAAGGCTTCAGTAAAACCCAATGTCTTGAGTTCGTAGAGAACGGTATATATAATCCGTACAAGGATAGTAACCGATTAACGACAGAAACCACGACACCTAAAGCAGAAGCACCGCAGGGCGGCAAAGTTGCTGTTATGGGCGGCAAGCCGCAGCAAAATCTCATGTACGACAACTGGGAAGAGCGCGGCAGGGATTTTGAAGGAATCGGCGGCGGCGTGGTAGGAGATGGGACATAA
- the hisG gene encoding ATP phosphoribosyltransferase, with the protein MTDTLLTVALSKGRIFEETLPLLAAAGIVPAEEPEKSRKLIIGTNHDNIRLVIVRATDVPTYVQYGAADFGIAGKDVLIEHGGDGLYQPLDLHIASCRMMVAVKKGFDYAAASKPGSRLRIATKYPDIAAEHFADKGVHVDIIKLYGSMELAPLVGLSDAIVDLVSSGNTLKANGLEAVEHVVDISSRLVVNKAALKTKYALLNPIIQAFENAAKAV; encoded by the coding sequence ATGACCGACACACTTTTAACGGTTGCTTTATCCAAGGGACGAATTTTTGAGGAAACCCTGCCACTGTTGGCCGCCGCCGGTATTGTGCCTGCAGAGGAGCCGGAAAAATCGCGCAAGCTGATTATTGGCACGAATCATGACAACATTCGTTTGGTGATTGTACGTGCAACCGATGTGCCGACTTATGTGCAGTATGGTGCGGCGGATTTCGGTATTGCCGGCAAGGATGTGTTGATTGAGCATGGCGGAGATGGCCTGTATCAACCTTTGGATTTGCACATTGCTTCATGCCGCATGATGGTTGCAGTAAAAAAAGGTTTCGATTACGCCGCTGCTTCCAAACCCGGCAGCCGCTTGCGGATTGCCACCAAATATCCAGACATCGCCGCCGAACACTTTGCCGACAAGGGTGTGCATGTGGACATCATCAAACTGTACGGCTCGATGGAGCTTGCGCCTTTGGTCGGTCTGAGCGACGCGATTGTCGATTTGGTTTCCAGCGGCAATACTTTGAAAGCCAATGGTTTGGAAGCTGTAGAACATGTGGTTGATATTTCCAGCCGCTTGGTGGTCAACAAAGCGGCCTTGAAAACCAAATATGCGCTGTTGAATCCGATTATTCAGGCATTTGAAAATGCCGCCAAGGCCGTCTGA
- a CDS encoding SCO family protein: protein MLSVTRTFLLSAFALAALAACQPKEEAKEASSTPAASAAPAASGESAPKVQARGTDMRKEDIGGDFTLTDGDGKPFSLSDLKGKVVILSFGYTHCPDVCPTELLTYSDTLKQLGDQAKDVKVVFVSIDPERDTPEVIGKYAKQFNPDFIGLTATGDQSLPVIKQQYRVVSAKVNQKEDSENYLVDHSSGAYLIDKNGEVAIFSPYGSEPETIAADVKTLL from the coding sequence ATGCTTTCCGTTACACGAACTTTCCTACTCAGTGCTTTTGCGTTGGCTGCTCTGGCTGCTTGTCAGCCTAAAGAGGAGGCCAAAGAGGCTTCTTCGACACCTGCCGCTTCTGCTGCGCCTGCTGCTTCCGGTGAGTCTGCGCCCAAAGTGCAAGCGCGCGGTACCGATATGCGCAAAGAAGACATTGGTGGCGACTTTACATTGACCGATGGCGACGGCAAACCTTTCAGCCTGAGCGATTTGAAAGGCAAAGTGGTTATCCTGTCTTTCGGTTATACCCACTGTCCTGACGTATGCCCAACCGAGTTGCTGACTTACAGCGACACGTTGAAACAATTGGGCGATCAGGCTAAAGACGTGAAAGTAGTATTTGTCAGCATCGACCCTGAACGCGATACACCTGAGGTAATCGGCAAATACGCCAAACAGTTCAACCCTGATTTTATCGGCCTGACGGCAACCGGCGATCAAAGCCTGCCTGTCATCAAACAGCAATACCGTGTGGTATCGGCTAAAGTCAACCAAAAAGAAGACAGCGAAAACTATTTGGTCGATCACTCTTCAGGCGCATATTTGATTGATAAAAACGGCGAAGTGGCAATTTTCTCGCCTTATGGCAGCGAGCCGGAAACGATTGCGGCTGATGTAAAAACTTTATTGTAA
- a CDS encoding DUF2523 family protein: MNIGNIITAVLMTVAGRLIAAFGLSFVTYVGLNEVQSRIVAAIAENLNNIPKEALQIAYIAGLGVVLNWIIGAFAFVISTKSLTKLAAGISKK; this comes from the coding sequence ATGAATATCGGGAACATCATAACCGCCGTACTGATGACCGTAGCAGGCAGACTAATCGCCGCGTTCGGTCTGTCGTTTGTAACCTATGTCGGCCTGAACGAAGTTCAGAGCCGCATAGTCGCGGCCATTGCCGAAAACCTGAACAACATCCCAAAAGAAGCCTTGCAGATTGCCTATATCGCAGGCTTGGGCGTAGTGCTTAACTGGATAATCGGCGCATTTGCCTTTGTCATTTCCACAAAAAGCCTGACTAAACTGGCCGCAGGCATATCCAAAAAATAG
- the nfsA gene encoding oxygen-insensitive NADPH nitroreductase, giving the protein MMQSKPTLDTILSHRSIRRFTSEPIADEILDTLVRAGQQASTSNNLQCVSIIRVSDLALRQGIHEAAGSAPYIVHCAEFLLFCIDFSKHKAMFPDAQIDWAEVTLIGAVDAGIMAQNVLLAAESLGLGGVYIGALRNDAQKVSDVLNLPDYCVPLVGLCLGYPDQDPPLKPRLPKEMVYAENACPSLNAEAVEAYNQAVADYYELRKGSPIPWKESLAKTLGNPVRPHMLAFLQKKGFLKR; this is encoded by the coding sequence ATGATGCAAAGCAAACCGACACTCGATACGATTCTTTCTCATCGTTCCATCCGCAGGTTTACTTCCGAGCCGATTGCCGATGAAATCCTCGATACGCTGGTTCGCGCCGGACAGCAGGCTTCGACTTCCAACAATCTGCAATGCGTTTCCATCATCCGCGTATCCGATCTTGCGCTGAGGCAGGGGATACATGAAGCGGCAGGAAGTGCACCTTATATTGTCCATTGTGCGGAATTTTTACTGTTTTGCATCGATTTTTCCAAACACAAGGCGATGTTTCCCGATGCGCAAATTGATTGGGCGGAAGTCACCCTGATTGGTGCGGTCGATGCAGGTATTATGGCGCAAAACGTATTGCTTGCTGCCGAATCGCTTGGGCTGGGCGGCGTGTATATCGGCGCGTTGCGCAATGATGCGCAAAAAGTATCGGACGTGTTGAACCTGCCGGATTATTGCGTGCCTTTGGTGGGGCTGTGCCTCGGTTATCCCGACCAAGACCCGCCGCTCAAACCGCGCCTGCCTAAGGAAATGGTGTATGCCGAAAACGCTTGTCCGAGCCTGAATGCTGAGGCGGTTGAAGCCTATAATCAGGCAGTGGCGGATTATTATGAGTTACGCAAGGGCAGCCCGATACCTTGGAAGGAATCGCTGGCCAAAACCTTGGGTAATCCTGTACGGCCGCATATGTTGGCGTTTTTGCAGAAAAAAGGTTTTTTGAAAAGATAA
- a CDS encoding MarR family transcriptional regulator, with protein sequence MSFSQTELVNAMSLLSTRLPQFPEQQNQVSRMLRIVTERLSSHLNENLKAFGINENLWFSLMAVYVSPNSEILPSRLSDLMDLTRTSATRLSDDMVERGWVERYINQKDRRQIVLKLTPSGETFIHEVWPQIARQSGQAWEDFTKEDYDTLQHLLGKLLNRLGN encoded by the coding sequence ATGAGTTTTTCACAAACCGAATTAGTCAACGCAATGAGTTTGCTTTCTACCCGTCTGCCGCAGTTTCCGGAGCAGCAAAACCAAGTATCCCGCATGTTGCGCATCGTAACCGAACGTTTGAGCAGCCATTTGAACGAAAACCTAAAAGCGTTCGGCATCAATGAAAACCTGTGGTTTTCCCTGATGGCGGTTTACGTCAGCCCAAACAGCGAAATCCTACCTTCGCGCTTGAGCGACCTGATGGACTTGACGCGCACCAGTGCGACACGCCTGTCGGACGATATGGTTGAGCGCGGCTGGGTGGAGCGTTATATCAATCAAAAAGACCGCCGTCAGATTGTGCTAAAATTGACCCCTTCGGGTGAGACCTTCATCCACGAAGTATGGCCGCAAATTGCCCGTCAGAGCGGCCAGGCGTGGGAAGATTTCACGAAAGAGGATTATGATACGCTGCAACACCTGTTGGGTAAACTGTTGAACCGTTTGGGCAATTGA